GCAAATATAAAGCTTATATGGGTTCTTATATTTGCAGCATGCGCTACTCCCAGATCATAGGTCTCGATTATGTCAAAAAGCACTTGCAGACCACGGTCGAGAATGATCGTATTGCCCACGCCCAGCTTTTTGTAGGACGCACCGGTAGTGGAGTCTTACCACTCGCTATAGCTTATGCGCGCAACGTGCTTTGTTCTCAAGGCAATGAAAACTGCGATGTGCAAATGGATCGCATCATGCATCCAGATCTGCATTTTTCATTTCCCGTGGCATCTACTCCTGCTTCAGGTTCAAAACCTACTTCTGATCAGTTCATCGCAGAATGGCGCGAGTTCTTAACCGAGTCACCTTACGGTGCACTTCAAGACTGGTATGAAAAAAGTGGGATTGAGAAAAAAAATGCTGAAATAAGAGTTGTAGAAGCGCAGGCGATCATGAAAAAATTGAGCCTCAAATCTTATGAAGGCGGGAATAAAATCCTCATCGTTTGGGGCGCCGATAAAATGAATACAGAGGCTGCCAATAAATTACTCAAAATCATTGAAGAGCCGCCTACCGGTACTATTATCCTTTTGCTAGCAGAAGACGAGGAGCGCATATTGAATACCATTAAATCCCGTTGCCAGATTCTTCATGTTCCCAAATTAAGTACGGCAGACATTGCAAATGGACTGGTAGAGCGTCTAGGCATGAGTGCTTCAAGTGCTCAAACGGTAGCGCGTCAAAGTAATGGCGACTTTCAAAAAGCCCTCCAACTACATGAGCAAAGCAGTGAGGATCTTGAATTTGAAAAGTGGTTCATCACATGGGTGCGTACAGCGTTTCAAGCTAAGAAAAAACCGAGCGCCATAACCGAGTTACTCAACTGGGCAAATGACATCGCCAGCCTTAACCGAGAAACACAAAAACGTTTTTTGAATTATTGTTTAGAGTTCTTCCGCCAGGCAATGTTGCTGAATTATAAAGCTCATGAAGCGGTTTATTTAAAACCTGGAAATAATTTTGAGCTTGCCAAATTTGCACCTTTTGTATCTGGAAACAGAGCGGTAGAAGTATATGAGCAAATCAATACTGCTATTTATCACATAGACCGCAATGCTAGCGGGAAAGTAGTACTAAGCGATCTAGCGATAGGACTGACGAGAATTTTGCATAGTAGGGAGGTTTAGCTTTAAAGTTTTATTAATCAATTCCACAAATTAGAGTTTATTCCGAGAGAGGTTTAAACTCAATCTAGATATATTTGCACCGTGAAGTTTCTAGTATTTATCATATCTATTTTTCTACTAGGTCAAAGTTTAAGTTACTGTCAGGATGAATCTGCAGGCCAGGATGTGGTTATAGAACACTGTGGAGATCATGATGACAGTAACAAAAATGGCGATCCTTGCTCTTCTATCTGCGCTTGTAGTTGTTGCCTAATTGTTTCTTTCAGCACAACAGAAACTACGATTTCAAACCCCATAATTGAATTCTTTTTGCTTGAAAGGTCTGATGCCATCGAAATAGATTTACCCAGCCAATTTATTTCTGGCCTTCTTCAACCTCCCCAATTCGCATAGTTAAATTAACCGATTGCTCAATTTCTAGCTATTTCAAATTAAACTAGAGATTCATTCATTTTTTATTTCTTATTAAAAAAATGCCTTTGCAGGCATCTCAATCTATGCGATATTCTAAAATCATATGGATCAGCTTATGCATGTTTCACTTACTTATCAATGCAACTCCAGTTCATACTCAAGCTGATTCAAATCAATCTAACAACTTATATATCAGCGTTAAAGACGCTACTGATCAACAACCCATACTAGGAGCGAGTATTTATATTCCAGAACTAGAAACAGGAACAACAACTAATGTTTCTGGTGAAGCTACCTTTAGCAATCTAAACAAACAGACATTTGAGTTGCAAATAAGCTACATAGGTTATAAAACCTACATGACCGATGTAGATCTCTCACAAAAAAATCGGATTGAAATTCTACTCCAACCTGAGGAAAATGCGCTGTCCGAAATCGTCATTCAGTCCACTCGAGGCACTAGAACTTTTGCGAGAACTCCTACTAGGGTTGAGTTCATAGGTGGTGAGGAACTGATAGAAAAAGCATTGATGAACAGCACAAATATTTCTATGGTTTTAAGGGAAAGTACAGGAATTCAAATGCAACAAACCTCTCAAAGTAGTGCCAACCAAGTTATAAGGATTCAGGGGCTTGATGGCCGTTACACACAGTTGCTCAAAGATGGTTTTCCCTTATAAGGAGGCTTTGCAGGAGGTTTGAGTATTATGCAAATACCACCTCTTGATCTTGCCCAATTTGAAATTATCAAAGGAAGCTCTTCCACGCTTTATGGAGGTGGGGCCATTGCGGGACTTGTAAATATGCAGTCCAAACGACCACAAAGAGAGGCAGAACTTGATTTGATGCTGGTGGGAACACAGGCTTCTGGAGCTACAGTAAATACATTTTACTCTAAACGTAATGATCGCTGGGGAACGACTCTTTTTGCATCTGGAAACTTACAGAAAGCCTATGATCCCGATGATAATGGTTTTTCAAACCTACCAGAAACTAAGACGATTACCGTGAACCCACGCCTATTTTATTATCCATCAAATCGGACTACATTTTGGTTAGGTTTGAATGGAACTTTTGATGATCGATTAGGTGGAAGTATAGAAGCTATCGACAATGATGCTAACACCTACAAAGAACATAACATCTCTCGTAGATTGAGTTCTCAAGCAAGTTTCAGAACATCATTTTCAGACCGCTCATCGCTCGAAGTTAAAAACAGCATCAATCATTTTGATAGAGATCTTCATACCAGAAATTACCAATTTACTGGAACCCAGATTAATTCATTTACCGAAGCGAGCTACACACTTTCAACAAACCGCACCGACTGGGTTTTTGGAACTAATCTTTATACGAGCAGCTTTGACGAGCAAGACACACAATCACCTAGAGATCAAAACGATACCACCATCGGTGCGTTTATAAATAATGTGCATGATCTTAATGAGCATTTTATACTTGAAACGGGATTCAGAACTGATTACGCAGTAGATTGGGGCGTTTTTGCACTTCCAAGAGTTTCCCTACTTTACAAAAGCGATGGAGCTTTCACTAGTCGGTTAGGTGGTGGATTAGGGTATAAGATTCCTGATATTTTCACTGAAGATGCTGAGCGTGTCAATTTTCAAAACGTATTAGGTATTGATAAAAATCAGTTGGAAGCTGAAACAAGCTATGGAGTCAATTTGGATTTTGACTATAAATTTTCGCTAGGAGGTAGAACTACGCTTTCCATCAATCAATTGTTCTATTTAACAGC
This genomic interval from Nonlabens spongiae contains the following:
- a CDS encoding TonB-dependent receptor plug domain-containing protein: MQIPPLDLAQFEIIKGSSSTLYGGGAIAGLVNMQSKRPQREAELDLMLVGTQASGATVNTFYSKRNDRWGTTLFASGNLQKAYDPDDNGFSNLPETKTITVNPRLFYYPSNRTTFWLGLNGTFDDRLGGSIEAIDNDANTYKEHNISRRLSSQASFRTSFSDRSSLEVKNSINHFDRDLHTRNYQFTGTQINSFTEASYTLSTNRTDWVFGTNLYTSSFDEQDTQSPRDQNDTTIGAFINNVHDLNEHFILETGFRTDYAVDWGVFALPRVSLLYKSDGAFTSRLGGGLGYKIPDIFTEDAERVNFQNVLGIDKNQLEAETSYGVNLDFDYKFSLGGRTTLSINQLFYLTAIENGLTLNSTDNGFLEYRNAPDLTMSRGAETNVKIKFGDFKWFLNYAFIDTQLNYLDGNPQIPLTARHSAGNIVMYETPEWRLGFESYYWGKQLLFNGTESEDFITLGFLAMRNFEWGGLYINFENFTDRRQDRFSPVVEGTLTNPQFNELYAPNDGFIFSAGIIWKPFGNEMEHHDD
- a CDS encoding DNA polymerase III subunit, producing MGSYICSMRYSQIIGLDYVKKHLQTTVENDRIAHAQLFVGRTGSGVLPLAIAYARNVLCSQGNENCDVQMDRIMHPDLHFSFPVASTPASGSKPTSDQFIAEWREFLTESPYGALQDWYEKSGIEKKNAEIRVVEAQAIMKKLSLKSYEGGNKILIVWGADKMNTEAANKLLKIIEEPPTGTIILLLAEDEERILNTIKSRCQILHVPKLSTADIANGLVERLGMSASSAQTVARQSNGDFQKALQLHEQSSEDLEFEKWFITWVRTAFQAKKKPSAITELLNWANDIASLNRETQKRFLNYCLEFFRQAMLLNYKAHEAVYLKPGNNFELAKFAPFVSGNRAVEVYEQINTAIYHIDRNASGKVVLSDLAIGLTRILHSREV
- a CDS encoding carboxypeptidase-like regulatory domain-containing protein translates to MFHLLINATPVHTQADSNQSNNLYISVKDATDQQPILGASIYIPELETGTTTNVSGEATFSNLNKQTFELQISYIGYKTYMTDVDLSQKNRIEILLQPEENALSEIVIQSTRGTRTFARTPTRVEFIGGEELIEKALMNSTNISMVLRESTGIQMQQTSQSSANQVIRIQGLDGRYTQLLKDGFPL